The genomic interval GGCAGATGGTGATGCCATGCTCGTTCCTGACATCTGCCAGTAACTACTACTGGAACCTGATGTTCCACCACTTGCCGAATACAAACCAGGATCTCCTGTGGTATTCAATCCACCAGGTGCCATTACTGTTGGTTTATAACGATTATCATCTGTTGGTCCTCTTGAGGAATAAGATGCTATCGTCGTCGGAGAAACCCTGCCAACTGCGCCGATTGTCAATGCATTTTTAGCGTTCCCAGGGCTACCTGTGGTATTTGCACCCGAACCAGAATTTCCTGCTGAAATGACCAACAAACAGGTTTTTCTACGCCACATAAACTGATCTGCCTGTGCATCATAACTATAGTAAGCACCACCTGTAGAGGCACCCCAGGAATTAGATACAACCCGAGCACCATAGGCATAACTTGTATCCCAGAGTTGGTTTAAATCCGACCAGATGCTTAAGCCACCCGAATATCCAATATCGCAAAAAGAAAGTTTCGCGAGTTTAGCGATACCGTCATAGATGGATGTACCACCATTATATGAGTCATCTCCACATACTGTGCAGCCGGTGTGTGAACCATGCCAGTAGTTTGATGACTCATCGCCAAATGTCGCAGAACTTCCACCTCGACTGTAATTTACAATCTTTCTATGGCTTGGGTAGCTTCCCCAGGTTGTTATCGGATATGTTGAATGATAGAATGCCCAATGGGCAGTCGTAATACCGGAGTCGGTTGTACCAAGTATCTGCCCCTGTCCTTTGATACCCTTTGCCCAGATTGTCGTGTCTCCAACCGAACCACACTGAACAATACGTGTTGAATTATTGTTATGCAACTGAATCTCAGGCCGTGGTTCGATCCAGTAAACTCCTTTAATATTTGCTATAGTCTCTACCTGGTTAGCACCTATTTCAGCAACAATCAGTTTACTTACAACTTCCGATATATCAAGAATCCGTGCTCCAGTGTTATTAATTCTTGCGGCTATTTCGGTCAGGTCTTCGGTATCAAAGACCATAATTGTTACCTTCTGTAAACCAGTAATAACGCGCAAATCAGGATGTATCTTATAAGCAGGATGCCACAAACCTATCCAGTTGATAAATGACTTCTGATTTATCATTTGCTTCTGAATCTTATCCATACGCACAATATATGCATAATCAGGGAGATAACCTATTACCTGTGCACCGATATTTTTCAACTCTTGTTTCCATTCTTTTAAGATCGGACCTTTAAATTGAATAATATAGTAGTTCCAATCCTCTTCCTGTGCGATAAGATTATTGGCTATTATTGGTTCACCATTCCTCGGGTCAAACTGATATGTCTTCAAACAAATCATCTGACCCCGAACCAACACTACAGAAAACAAAACCATCAACACTATAAAGTGTTTATTGCTTTTTAATAACACCATTATATTCTCCTTTCGCTATTTTGAAACAACAAAAAAATATTTCGTTTTGGCACCTCCTTTCAAAGACTTGGGTCTTTGTTATTATGGGAAAAAATTTATGCTGACAAAGTATATCCATTTCTTTGCAACAAGTCAAGGACAAAAATGCAGTTCAGATTTCTTAGAATACTTTTATTTTATAATCACTAATTTTTCGGACTTAACCCTTTTTCCGCAGTGATAAATTTCTACGAAATAAATGCCTGGTGTATTTAGTTCAACATTCTTTTTAGTTTGCTGTAGTATTAATCTTCCGGAGATATCAAAAATCTTTATTTTAAAATTTAAAAGATTTGTTTTTATCGAAAAATTTCCTTTGCTCGGGTTTGGAAATTCAAAGAATATTGATTCATCATTGTTATTTTCAGCCACACATTGGCTCATTGTATTTAAGAACAGAAAATTTCCCCTGGTCTGGTGCCAGTTGGTAACAAGCAAATCAAGATTCTTTGAATATGTATAATCAACCCATATAGTTTCTGGTTGAGTAATGATATTTGCAATTGATACCCAGCCATCAGTATATGAAAAGCAATATTGGTTTCTGTTCAAATCACCACTTGCTCTTCTCACCCTTGTGATATTCTTTATCCATCGTTTATTGAGATAAAAAACCCGTTTTGCAGGTGTAACAATATGCGGTTCATTTGTGATTGATACAGGTTGTGTATTATCAACATCACCAAAAATAATATTTTCACAAACAAGTTGATAAGGATTTGATGGACTCCATTGCCAGGATGGAGTCTGGGGAAATGTTCCATTTGTATTTTCAAAGACCTTTACCGATTCCCACCAGCCACCAGCGGCAAGGTCTAAATCATTATCTTGATCAACATCACCTAATGCAACACAGGAATAATATGTGAGATTCTGGCTTGTCCAAGCAGGGGTAGTT from candidate division WOR-3 bacterium carries:
- a CDS encoding S8 family serine peptidase; its protein translation is MVLLKSNKHFIVLMVLFSVVLVRGQMICLKTYQFDPRNGEPIIANNLIAQEEDWNYYIIQFKGPILKEWKQELKNIGAQVIGYLPDYAYIVRMDKIQKQMINQKSFINWIGLWHPAYKIHPDLRVITGLQKVTIMVFDTEDLTEIAARINNTGARILDISEVVSKLIVAEIGANQVETIANIKGVYWIEPRPEIQLHNNNSTRIVQCGSVGDTTIWAKGIKGQGQILGTTDSGITTAHWAFYHSTYPITTWGSYPSHRKIVNYSRGGSSATFGDESSNYWHGSHTGCTVCGDDSYNGGTSIYDGIAKLAKLSFCDIGYSGGLSIWSDLNQLWDTSYAYGARVVSNSWGASTGGAYYSYDAQADQFMWRRKTCLLVISAGNSGSGANTTGSPGNAKNALTIGAVGRVSPTTIASYSSRGPTDDNRYKPTVMAPGGLNTTGDPGLYSASGGTSGSSSSYWQMSGTSMASPSACGAVGLIREYLNRGFYPTGSEVPGNAIANPSAALLKAMAVISADNNISGYTVPNYNIGWGRIDLDSVLYFTGESKKLLLHDSASGGLDTGDSVVYQWQVNSSSVPLRVTLCWTDSAGNTSAARAIVNNLDLRVRSPSGTYYWGNVYSGGQSATGGSRDTLNVEENFRLNSPATGVWTAWVVGRNVPTGARQPYALVITGDVSNLQIGIAENTGPSEIKVKNLFNTSILTHNCVDYALNLNKSGKVEIKIYNILGACVYTNEKFYAKGEHRESISMAKMPQGIYYLFFNLPDGIKKQKIVLVK